In one Mycobacterium sp. NBC_00419 genomic region, the following are encoded:
- a CDS encoding RidA family protein, with protein sequence MPVTLINPDGLPDAGIYQQVAVASGTRLVFIAGQVALSADGTKVGEGNLAAQVEQCYRNIGTALAAAGATFDDVVKLTVYLVDWTPDKMEPFMQGAARAFEAMGIPAATPPLTGIGVDALAEPDLLVEIEATAVID encoded by the coding sequence ATGCCCGTCACCTTGATCAACCCCGACGGGCTGCCCGACGCCGGCATCTACCAGCAGGTGGCCGTGGCCAGCGGAACGCGGCTGGTGTTCATCGCCGGCCAGGTCGCGCTCAGCGCCGACGGCACCAAGGTGGGCGAGGGTAATCTGGCCGCCCAGGTCGAGCAGTGCTATCGCAACATCGGCACCGCGCTGGCCGCCGCCGGCGCCACCTTCGACGACGTCGTGAAACTGACTGTCTACCTGGTGGATTGGACTCCGGACAAGATGGAGCCGTTCATGCAGGGCGCCGCGCGCGCCTTCGAGGCCATGGGCATCCCCGCGGCCACTCCCCCGCTGACCGGCATCGGCGTCGACGCCCTGGCCGAACCCGACCTACTGGTCGAGATCGAAGCCACCGCCGTC